From bacterium, a single genomic window includes:
- a CDS encoding S8 family peptidase produces DEEDYGTPDNNPMDVHTHGTHVAGILAARTNNGVGIASASYNVKTLAMRAGYAYRSDQYLFGDGLVDDFARATQYVANRGARVVSFSYGYDYPDSAWQAAVNYLAANDALVFGAAGNNDNASYIYPAMFENAIAVAALNRGNVRAWFSSYGSWVDIAAPGVAIWSTVMPNMINSAYYTQYSGTSMATPNVAAVAALLWSKNPALSAIDVRTAIYQTATNLTQINPGYMLGAGGVDARAAIETIPERPLRLLTPSSIEDTLWIGCPDTFRWVDQSSTTLRIQSQTNYPYGEWTTLFASTPNDGWEPWIPTGIASKMRFRILSNTDFRWQDRSDNDLPLSTKALVLNEPNSGVKLFNAIDTIRWAKRGVERIRIEWNRYYPLGEWELIASHVDASIGYMQWIIPRVGTNNARIKITDESDATRFDISNASFTIRSSQILITSFATKDTVYTGIPFTLRWSSFGVSGNLALDVNTSYPTGNWIRYDGSVPNYDSLRITLPHSIYGENTRLRLRSNNDSTISAIHFGSLRIVRPWIQITNPNGGENWSLFQSYQVRWQGDHIAPVRVQIARDYPSNQWNDVSDVIANTGSYWWGVIPPWSSRCRIRVFFRDFPSIGDTTDCDFSLSGVGISEQTGLLPDRFTVETPYPNPANREVLLRFAIPSDAQVTVEIFNLQGRQIERLSSQWYRSGFHSIRWNPGMQSHNAFTSGVYFVKVAYAGQTLWGKGVILR; encoded by the coding sequence TCGATGAAGAGGATTACGGAACGCCTGACAACAACCCGATGGATGTCCACACTCACGGAACTCATGTTGCCGGAATATTGGCTGCACGTACCAATAACGGGGTAGGTATTGCATCGGCAAGCTATAATGTGAAAACACTGGCAATGCGCGCCGGGTATGCGTATCGCTCCGATCAATATCTGTTCGGAGACGGTCTGGTCGACGATTTCGCTCGGGCAACCCAATATGTAGCAAACCGCGGAGCGCGGGTCGTCAGTTTCAGTTATGGCTATGACTATCCCGATAGTGCGTGGCAAGCAGCGGTGAACTATCTCGCTGCGAATGATGCTTTGGTTTTTGGCGCTGCTGGGAACAATGACAACGCGAGTTACATCTATCCAGCGATGTTTGAAAATGCTATTGCGGTTGCAGCATTAAACCGTGGTAATGTCCGGGCATGGTTTTCCAGTTATGGCAGTTGGGTGGACATCGCTGCGCCAGGTGTTGCAATCTGGTCGACCGTGATGCCAAATATGATAAACTCCGCTTATTATACTCAGTATTCGGGTACATCGATGGCGACGCCAAATGTAGCTGCGGTAGCGGCGTTGCTCTGGTCGAAGAATCCTGCCCTATCGGCAATCGACGTTCGCACTGCGATCTACCAAACCGCAACCAATCTCACGCAAATCAATCCCGGATATATGTTAGGAGCAGGGGGAGTAGATGCGAGAGCTGCCATCGAAACGATCCCTGAACGTCCTTTGCGGTTACTCACGCCTTCTTCCATCGAGGATACGTTATGGATTGGTTGTCCAGATACATTCCGGTGGGTAGATCAGAGCAGCACAACGCTGAGGATACAGTCTCAAACCAACTATCCCTACGGCGAATGGACGACGTTATTTGCATCGACGCCGAACGACGGCTGGGAACCCTGGATACCAACGGGAATCGCTTCCAAAATGCGCTTTCGGATACTTTCCAATACGGACTTTCGATGGCAAGATAGGTCGGACAATGACTTACCGCTCTCCACCAAAGCGCTGGTACTTAATGAACCGAATAGTGGCGTAAAGTTGTTCAATGCAATCGATACGATTCGGTGGGCGAAACGCGGGGTAGAGCGAATCCGCATCGAATGGAACCGCTACTATCCGCTTGGTGAGTGGGAGTTGATTGCATCTCATGTCGATGCTTCTATTGGTTACATGCAGTGGATTATTCCCCGAGTTGGTACAAACAATGCCCGAATAAAAATAACTGACGAATCGGACGCTACGCGATTCGATATCTCGAATGCAAGTTTCACAATTCGCTCCTCACAAATCCTGATAACCAGTTTCGCAACCAAAGATACCGTTTACACTGGTATCCCTTTTACACTGCGCTGGAGTTCATTCGGAGTATCAGGAAACCTGGCGCTGGATGTTAATACATCCTATCCAACGGGAAACTGGATTCGCTATGACGGAAGTGTTCCAAATTATGATTCACTCCGGATTACACTGCCACATTCGATCTATGGAGAGAACACACGATTACGGTTACGCTCCAATAATGATTCGACAATTAGTGCGATTCATTTTGGAAGCCTTCGGATTGTTCGACCTTGGATCCAAATCACTAATCCCAATGGCGGAGAAAACTGGTCGTTGTTTCAATCCTATCAAGTGCGTTGGCAAGGTGACCATATCGCTCCGGTGAGAGTGCAAATTGCCCGCGATTACCCTTCCAACCAATGGAACGATGTCTCTGATGTAATTGCCAATACTGGTTCTTATTGGTGGGGAGTTATTCCACCGTGGTCGAGTCGCTGTCGCATCCGGGTATTTTTCCGCGATTTTCCTTCTATCGGCGATACAACCGACTGCGATTTTTCGCTGTCGGGCGTTGGCATAAGTGAACAGACCGGATTGCTGCCGGATCGCTTTACGGTCGAAACGCCGTATCCCAATCCCGCTAATCGAGAAGTATTGTTGCGGTTTGCCATTCCATCGGATGCCCAAGTGACGGTCGAGATTTTCAACCTCCAAGGCAGACAAATCGAACGGCTTTCAAGCCAATGGTATCGAAGCGGTTTTCATTCGATTCGCTGGAACCCGGGAATGCAGAGTCACAACGCCTTTACCAGCGGTGTTTATTTTGTAAAAGTCGCATACGCGGGACAGACACTCTGGGGGAAAGGAGTTATATTGAGGTAG